The following proteins are co-located in the Prinia subflava isolate CZ2003 ecotype Zambia chromosome 16, Cam_Psub_1.2, whole genome shotgun sequence genome:
- the NUDCD2 gene encoding nudC domain-containing protein 2 → MSAPFEERSGVVPCGTPWGRWYQTLEEVFIEVRVPPGTRAKDVRCSLGSRHIALAVCGQELLQGKLFDSTVTDEGTWTLEDRQLIRIVLMKTNRDAGNCWTSLLENEYAADPWVQDQMQRKLTLERFQKENPGFDFSGAEISGNYSKGGPDFSSLEK, encoded by the exons ATGTCGGCTCCGTTCGAGGAGCGCAGCGGGGTGGTGCCCTGCGGGACGCCTTGGGGCCGCTGGTACCAGACGCTGGAGGAGGTGTTCATCGAGGTGCGCGTCCCGCCGGGCACCCGCGCCAAGGACGTGcgctgcagcctgggcagccgGCACATCGCCCTGGCCGTGTgcgggcaggagctgctgcag GGTAAACTTTTTGACTCTACAGTAACTGATGAAGGAACGTGGACCTTAG AAGACAGGCAGCTGATCCGAATTGTTCTTATGAAGACAAATAGAGATGCTGGAAACTGCTGGACATCTCTGTTAGAAAATGAATATGCTGCTGATCCTTGGGTACAGGACCAGATGCAAAGGAAACTTACACTGGAGCGATTCCAAAAAGAA AACCCTGGGTTTGACTTCAGTGGGGCAGAAATTTCTGGAAACTACAGCAAAGGAGGACCAGACTTTTCTAGTCTTGAAAAGTGA
- the CCNG1 gene encoding cyclin-G1: MIDTLASGEARDVQVQLPALLEQELRAQPRAAGLRLLEAAHDNGLRMTARLRDFEVKDLLSLTQFFGFHTETFSLAVNFLDRFLSKMKVQPKHLGCVGLSCFYLAVKASEEERNVPSATDLIRISQYRFTVSDMMRMEKIILEKLCWKVKAITAFQFLQLYHSFLHENLSCERRKYLNFERLETQLKACHCRITFSKAKPSVLALSIMALEIEEQKLLELTEALEFLQLHSKISNRELTFWKELVLKCLTEYSSSKCSKPNVQKLKWIVSGRTARQLKHSYYRITHLPTIPETTS, translated from the exons ATGATCGATACCCTGGCGAGCGGCGAGGCTCGGGACGTGCAGGTGCAGCTGCCCgcgctgctggagcaggagctgcgggctcagccccgcgccgccggccTCAGGCTGCTGGAGGCTGCCCACGACAATGGCCTGCGAATGACCGCCCGCCTGCGCGACTTCGAAGTGAAGGATCTCCTCAGCTTAACGCAGTTCTTCGGCTTCCACACTGAGACCTTCTCACTAGCTGTGAATTTCTTAGATAGGTTCTTGTCAAAAATGAAG GTGCAGCCTAAACACTTGGGCTGTGTTGGACTCAGCTGCTTCTACTTGGCTGTGAAGGCATCTGAAGAGGAGAGAAATGTTCCCTCTGCCACTGACTTGATTCGAATCAGCCAGTACAGGTTCACTGTGTCTGATATGATGAGGATGGAGAAAATCATACTGGAGAAATTGTGTTGGAAAGTCAAAGCTATAACAGCCTTCCAGTTTCTACAGCTCTATCATTCATTCCTTCATGAGAATTTAAGCTGTGAAAG GAGAAAATACCTTAATTTTGAGAGACTTGAGACCCAGCTCAAGGCCTGTCACTGCAGAATCACGTTTTCTAAAGCCAAG CCTTCTGTCTTGGCACTGTCTATTATGGCACTAGAGATAGAAGAACAAAAACTGCTCGAGTTGACAGAGGCATTGGAATTTCTACAGTTGCATTCCAAG ATAAGCAACAGAGAATTGACCTTCTGGAAGGAGCTGGTGTTAAAGTGCCTTACGGAATATTCCTCAAGCAAGTGCTCTAAACCAAAtgtgcagaaattaaaatggatTGTGTCTGGACGTACAGCTCGGCAGCTTAAACATAGCTACTACAGAATAACACACCTTCCTACCATTCCAGAGACCACCTCATAA